The following are from one region of the Populus trichocarpa isolate Nisqually-1 chromosome 8, P.trichocarpa_v4.1, whole genome shotgun sequence genome:
- the LOC7481643 gene encoding E3 ubiquitin-protein ligase MIEL1 isoform X2, which translates to MESTPVSNERLDFGKMGYGCQHYRRRCQIRAPCCNEIFTCRHCHNEATNMLKNFCDRHELNRYDVKQVICAVCDTEQPVAQVCTNCGVNMGEYFCEICKFFDDDTAKGQFHCDDCGICRVGGRENYFHCKKCGSCYATSLLDNHLCVENSMRHHCPICYEYLFDSLKETTVMKCGHTMHGECYDEMIKRDKYCCPICSKSIIDMSKTWERIDEEIEATVMPEDYSHRKVWILCNDCNDTTEVYFHIIGQKCSHCKSYNTRTIAPPVLPQ; encoded by the exons ATGGAATCCACTCCTGTTTCCAATGAACGTCTTGATTTTGGAAAGATGGGTTACGG atGCCAACACTACAGGAGAAGGTGCCAGATTCGGGCTCCATGTTGCAACGAGATTTTCACTTGTCGCCACTGTCACAACGAGGCCACg AATATGTTGAAGAACTTCTGCGATCGTCATGAGCTCAATCGATATGATGTCAAACAA GTTATATGTGCAGTTTGTGACACAGAACAGCCA GTTGCTCAAGTTTGCACGAACTGTGGCGTAAATATGGGGGAATATTTCTGCGAAATTTGCAAATTCTTTGATGATGAT ACCGCAAAAGGACAGTTCCATTGTGATGATTGTGGGATCTGTAG AGTTGGTGGTCGCGAAAATTATTTTCACTGCAAGAAGTGTG GTTCTTGCTATGCAACATCTCTTCTTGATAATCATTTGTGTGTGGAGAACTCTATGCGTCATCATTGCCCCATATGTTATGAG TATTTATTTGATTCACTAAAAGAAACTACTGTAATGAAATGCGGGCACACTATGCATGGTGAATGCTACGATGAGATGATAAAGCGTGACAA ATACTGCTGTCCCATATGCTCCAAGTCTATAATTGACATGTCTAAAACCTGGGAGAGAATAGATGAGGAG ATAGAAGCAACTGTCATGCCCGAGGATTACAGCCACAGGAAG GTCTGGATCCTATGTAACGACTGCAACGACACTACCGAAGTTTATTTCCACATAATCGGGCAGAAATGCAGCCACTGCAAATCATACAATACCCGAACAATTGCACCTCCAGTTCTACCTCAATGA
- the LOC7481643 gene encoding E3 ubiquitin-protein ligase MIEL1 isoform X1, whose amino-acid sequence MESTPVSNERLDFGKMGYGCQHYRRRCQIRAPCCNEIFTCRHCHNEATNMLKNFCDRHELNRYDVKQVICAVCDTEQPVAQVCTNCGVNMGEYFCEICKFFDDDTAKGQFHCDDCGICRVGGRENYFHCKKCGSCYATSLLDNHLCVENSMRHHCPICYEVYLFDSLKETTVMKCGHTMHGECYDEMIKRDKYCCPICSKSIIDMSKTWERIDEEIEATVMPEDYSHRKVWILCNDCNDTTEVYFHIIGQKCSHCKSYNTRTIAPPVLPQ is encoded by the exons ATGGAATCCACTCCTGTTTCCAATGAACGTCTTGATTTTGGAAAGATGGGTTACGG atGCCAACACTACAGGAGAAGGTGCCAGATTCGGGCTCCATGTTGCAACGAGATTTTCACTTGTCGCCACTGTCACAACGAGGCCACg AATATGTTGAAGAACTTCTGCGATCGTCATGAGCTCAATCGATATGATGTCAAACAA GTTATATGTGCAGTTTGTGACACAGAACAGCCA GTTGCTCAAGTTTGCACGAACTGTGGCGTAAATATGGGGGAATATTTCTGCGAAATTTGCAAATTCTTTGATGATGAT ACCGCAAAAGGACAGTTCCATTGTGATGATTGTGGGATCTGTAG AGTTGGTGGTCGCGAAAATTATTTTCACTGCAAGAAGTGTG GTTCTTGCTATGCAACATCTCTTCTTGATAATCATTTGTGTGTGGAGAACTCTATGCGTCATCATTGCCCCATATGTTATGAGGTT TATTTATTTGATTCACTAAAAGAAACTACTGTAATGAAATGCGGGCACACTATGCATGGTGAATGCTACGATGAGATGATAAAGCGTGACAA ATACTGCTGTCCCATATGCTCCAAGTCTATAATTGACATGTCTAAAACCTGGGAGAGAATAGATGAGGAG ATAGAAGCAACTGTCATGCCCGAGGATTACAGCCACAGGAAG GTCTGGATCCTATGTAACGACTGCAACGACACTACCGAAGTTTATTTCCACATAATCGGGCAGAAATGCAGCCACTGCAAATCATACAATACCCGAACAATTGCACCTCCAGTTCTACCTCAATGA
- the LOC7481644 gene encoding uncharacterized protein LOC7481644 isoform X1, with protein MGCGKSKHDVAAGNTITRKKSDVGSNKSNYKDLEPTVNASILEEQKEKQIPSQESSKELVAGVRDVNVMIVAGVQDGNVEAVASEQDANVEAVASEQDANVEAVAVVQDANVEGVASEQDANVEAVAVVQDANVEVVASEQDANVEAVTVVQDEAVAVVQDANVEVVAVVQDIANEKEELKGGGKDVEIKEESVVEKQEPGKLISEESSDNVSDGKSEKESLSNESAKLDDDAKETLVEKETKQEAENEEPQAMKQENADEEPEAANPITAELEVASPTTN; from the exons atgggTTGTGGAAAATCAAAACATGATGTTGCCGCTGGAAACACCATCACCCGTAAGAAATCTGATGTGGGTAGCAACAAAAGCAATTATAAGGACTTGGAGCCTACAGTCAACGCAAGCATATTGgaggaacaaaaagaaaagcaaattcCTAGCCAAGAGTCATCAAAAGAGCTTGTCGCTGGTGTTCGGGATGTAAATGTAATGATTGTTGCTGGTGTTCAGGATGGAAATGTAGAGGCTGTCGCTAGTGAACAAGATGCAAATGTAGAGGCTGTCGCTAGTGAACAAGATGCAAATGTAGAGGCTGTCGCTGTTGTACAGGATGCAAATGTAGAGGGTGTCGCTAGTGAACAAGATGCAAATGTAGAGGCTGTCGCTGTTGTACAGGATGCAAATGTAGAGGTTGTCGCTAGTGAACAAGATGCAAATGTAGAGGCTGTCACTGTTGTACAGGATGAGGCTGTCGCTGTTGTACAGGATGCAAATGTAGAGGTTGTTGCTGTTGTACAGGATATTGCAAATGAGAAAGAAGAATTGAAGGGAGGAGGAAAAGATGTGGAGATTAAAGAAGAAAGTGTTGTCGAGAAGCAGGAACCAGGAAAGTTGATTTCAGAAGAGTCGTCAGATAACGTTTCTGATGGAAAGTCTGAGAAGGAGAGTTTGTCAAATGAGAGTGCTAAATTGGATGATGATGCCAAGGAAACATTGGTtgagaaagaaacaaaacaagaagcAGAAAATG AAGAGCCTCAAGCCATGAAGCAAGAGAATGCTGACGAGGAGCCAGAAGCTGCAAACCCTATAACTGCTGAGCTAGAAGTTGCAAGCCCTACTACAAATTAA
- the LOC7481644 gene encoding uncharacterized protein LOC7481644 isoform X2, with translation MGCGKSKHDVAAGNTITRKKSDVGSNKSNYKDLEPTVNASILEEQKEKQIPSQESSKELVAGVRDVNVMIVAGVQDGNVEAVASEQDANVEAVASEQDANVEAVAVVQDANVEGVASEQDANVEAVAVVQDANVEAVAVVQDANVEVVAVVQDIANEKEELKGGGKDVEIKEESVVEKQEPGKLISEESSDNVSDGKSEKESLSNESAKLDDDAKETLVEKETKQEAENEEPQAMKQENADEEPEAANPITAELEVASPTTN, from the exons atgggTTGTGGAAAATCAAAACATGATGTTGCCGCTGGAAACACCATCACCCGTAAGAAATCTGATGTGGGTAGCAACAAAAGCAATTATAAGGACTTGGAGCCTACAGTCAACGCAAGCATATTGgaggaacaaaaagaaaagcaaattcCTAGCCAAGAGTCATCAAAAGAGCTTGTCGCTGGTGTTCGGGATGTAAATGTAATGATTGTTGCTGGTGTTCAGGATGGAAATGTAGAGGCTGTCGCTAGTGAACAAGATGCAAATGTAGAGGCTGTCGCTAGTGAACAAGATGCAAATGTAGAGGCTGTCGCTGTTGTACAGGATGCAAATGTAGAGGGTGTCGCTAGTGAACAAGATGCAAATGTAGAGGCTGTCGCTGTTGTACAGGATGCAAATGTAGAG GCTGTCGCTGTTGTACAGGATGCAAATGTAGAGGTTGTTGCTGTTGTACAGGATATTGCAAATGAGAAAGAAGAATTGAAGGGAGGAGGAAAAGATGTGGAGATTAAAGAAGAAAGTGTTGTCGAGAAGCAGGAACCAGGAAAGTTGATTTCAGAAGAGTCGTCAGATAACGTTTCTGATGGAAAGTCTGAGAAGGAGAGTTTGTCAAATGAGAGTGCTAAATTGGATGATGATGCCAAGGAAACATTGGTtgagaaagaaacaaaacaagaagcAGAAAATG AAGAGCCTCAAGCCATGAAGCAAGAGAATGCTGACGAGGAGCCAGAAGCTGCAAACCCTATAACTGCTGAGCTAGAAGTTGCAAGCCCTACTACAAATTAA
- the LOC7481644 gene encoding uncharacterized protein LOC7481644 isoform X3, producing MGCGKSKHDVAAGNTITRKKSDVGSNKSNYKDLEPTVNASILEEQKEKQIPSQESSKELVAGVRDVNVMIVAGVQDGNVEAVASEQDANVEAVASEQDANVEAVAVVQDANVEGVASEQDANVEAVAVVQDANVEVVAVVQDIANEKEELKGGGKDVEIKEESVVEKQEPGKLISEESSDNVSDGKSEKESLSNESAKLDDDAKETLVEKETKQEAENEEPQAMKQENADEEPEAANPITAELEVASPTTN from the exons atgggTTGTGGAAAATCAAAACATGATGTTGCCGCTGGAAACACCATCACCCGTAAGAAATCTGATGTGGGTAGCAACAAAAGCAATTATAAGGACTTGGAGCCTACAGTCAACGCAAGCATATTGgaggaacaaaaagaaaagcaaattcCTAGCCAAGAGTCATCAAAAGAGCTTGTCGCTGGTGTTCGGGATGTAAATGTAATGATTGTTGCTGGTGTTCAGGATGGAAATGTAGAGGCTGTCGCTAGTGAACAAGATGCAAATGTAGAGGCTGTCGCTAGTGAACAAGATGCAAATGTAGAGGCTGTCGCTGTTGTACAGGATGCAAATGTAGAGGGTGTCGCTAGTGAACAAGATGCAAATGTAGAGGCTGTCGCTGTTGTACAGGATGCAAATGTAGAG GTTGTTGCTGTTGTACAGGATATTGCAAATGAGAAAGAAGAATTGAAGGGAGGAGGAAAAGATGTGGAGATTAAAGAAGAAAGTGTTGTCGAGAAGCAGGAACCAGGAAAGTTGATTTCAGAAGAGTCGTCAGATAACGTTTCTGATGGAAAGTCTGAGAAGGAGAGTTTGTCAAATGAGAGTGCTAAATTGGATGATGATGCCAAGGAAACATTGGTtgagaaagaaacaaaacaagaagcAGAAAATG AAGAGCCTCAAGCCATGAAGCAAGAGAATGCTGACGAGGAGCCAGAAGCTGCAAACCCTATAACTGCTGAGCTAGAAGTTGCAAGCCCTACTACAAATTAA
- the LOC127905672 gene encoding uncharacterized protein LOC127905672 has product MFSNIVATGEYTWAPSSGVLCDDNVGIDEDPNTNEEQPDLEEGSGDSKEDGIPNFTDDVCNMVRGVNMSSSSNTRSSGKRKEREYRKRCSIPEVMSELHSIEGVNIGDDFHGFATEFLGLRRNREIWSTMDRVVDHINYHDGDHNGGSRGDDDDRENDDDDNDDDSDEDDESFWR; this is encoded by the exons ATGTTCTCGAACATTGTTGCTACTGGAGAGTATACATGGGCACCATCGTCTGGAGTCCTCTGTGATGATAATGTTGGTATTGATGAGGATCCAAATACCAATGAGGAACAACCTGATTTGGAAGAAGGAAGCGGTGATTCAAAAGAGGATGGAATTCCAAATTTCACCGATGATGTTTGTAACATGGTTAGAGGGGTTAATATGTCCAGTAGTAGCAACACACGCAGCAGtgggaagagaaaagaaagagaat ATAGGAAAAGGTGTAGTATTCCTGAGGTTATGAGTGAGCTTCACTCAATTGAAGGAGTTAATATCGGAGATGATTTTCATGGGTTTGCTACTGAGTTTTTAGGTTTGAGAAGGAATAGGGAAATATGGTCAACTATGG ATCGTGTTGTTGATCACATTAATTATCATGATGGTGATCACAATGGTGGCTCAAGAGGGGATGATGATGATAGGGAAAATGACGACGACGACAACGATGATGAtagtgatgaggatgatgaatCATTTTGGAGATGa